From a single Mycolicibacterium moriokaense genomic region:
- a CDS encoding sulfate/molybdate ABC transporter ATP-binding protein, whose product MTNAIVVRGANKHYGDFAALDNVDFEVPTGSLTALLGPSGSGKSTLLRAIAGLDQPDTGTITINGQDVTDVPPQRRGIGFVFQHYAAFKHLTVRDNIAFGLKIRKRPKNEIKDRVDNLLEVVGLSGFQSRYPNQLSGGQRQRMALARALAVDPEVLLLDEPFGALDAKVREDLRAWLRRLHDEVHVTTVLVTHDQAEALDVADRIAVLNKGRIEQVGSPTEVYDKPANAFVMSFLGTVSSLNGTLVRPHDIRVGRNPDMAIATSDQSVQATGVVRATIERIVMLGFEVRVELISAADNTPFTAQITRGDAEALGLKEGDTVYVRATRVPELPDDTKVPVADAADDDESLTNA is encoded by the coding sequence ATGACCAACGCCATCGTGGTCCGGGGGGCCAATAAGCACTACGGTGACTTCGCCGCGCTCGACAACGTCGACTTCGAGGTGCCGACGGGCTCGCTGACGGCGCTGTTGGGACCCAGCGGTTCGGGTAAGTCGACACTGCTGCGCGCGATCGCCGGCCTCGACCAGCCGGACACCGGCACCATCACCATCAACGGGCAGGACGTCACCGATGTGCCGCCGCAACGGCGTGGCATCGGGTTCGTGTTCCAGCATTACGCCGCCTTCAAGCATCTGACGGTCCGGGACAACATCGCCTTCGGGCTGAAGATCCGCAAGCGGCCCAAGAACGAGATCAAGGACAGGGTCGACAACCTACTCGAGGTGGTGGGCCTGAGCGGCTTCCAGAGTCGCTACCCGAACCAGCTCTCGGGTGGGCAGCGTCAGCGCATGGCGTTGGCGCGTGCGTTGGCCGTCGACCCTGAGGTGCTACTGCTCGACGAGCCGTTCGGTGCGTTGGACGCCAAGGTGCGCGAAGACCTGCGCGCCTGGCTGCGCCGACTGCACGACGAGGTTCATGTGACGACCGTGTTGGTGACCCATGACCAGGCCGAGGCGCTCGATGTCGCGGACCGGATCGCGGTGCTCAACAAGGGCCGCATCGAGCAAGTCGGTTCTCCCACCGAGGTTTACGACAAGCCGGCCAATGCGTTTGTGATGTCGTTCCTCGGCACGGTGTCGTCCCTGAACGGCACCCTGGTCCGGCCGCATGACATTCGCGTCGGCCGCAATCCCGATATGGCGATCGCCACCAGCGATCAGTCCGTCCAGGCCACCGGCGTGGTGCGGGCCACCATCGAGCGGATCGTCATGCTGGGCTTCGAAGTTCGTGTCGAGCTCATCAGCGCAGCGGACAACACCCCGTTCACCGCGCAGATCACCCGTGGCGATGCCGAGGCCCTCGGGTTGAAGGAGGGCGACACCGTGTACGTGCGTGCGACGCGGGTTCCCGAACTTCCCGACGACACCAAGGTTCCCGTGGCAGACGCCGCCGATGACGACGAGTCACTGACGAACGCCTGA
- a CDS encoding acyl-CoA dehydrogenase family protein, producing the protein MTLSREPVAPRSPFTTEPLGGSVTERLARLPEVVAALRREDPTAERERVLQYDAVEVIRRTGVLALRVPTEFGGPGGSARDVLSAVIQIGRGSSNVAQALRAHFGFSERLLSNRALPAERAEWFPRINAGLVFGNAITDAAGRAPSSADTKVLPDTSGVLRLNGYKFYSTGTLFADVIAVSALDADGRDVQAIIPVDRAGVELFDDWDGFGQRTTASGGTRFTEVEVHADEVVTASEGNTLGHGTSFLQLYLASVAVGIAYAVFDDAVEYVRTKARPAAHSVADSAATDPFVLQAVGDISAAAYSAEAVVLTAADAIDRLVDEGLQHDQDAVADVAVTVAKAQLVAERLTVSAAERLFDTGGASATARALNLDRHWRNVRTLATHSPLAYKAYAAGNYAVNGVFPPANGYF; encoded by the coding sequence ATGACCCTCAGCCGCGAACCCGTCGCGCCGCGCTCACCGTTCACCACCGAGCCCCTCGGCGGGTCGGTGACCGAACGCTTGGCCAGGCTCCCCGAGGTCGTGGCGGCGCTGCGTCGCGAGGACCCAACCGCCGAGCGCGAGCGGGTACTGCAGTACGACGCCGTCGAAGTGATCCGGCGCACGGGTGTGCTCGCATTACGCGTCCCTACGGAGTTCGGTGGCCCCGGCGGCAGTGCGCGCGACGTGCTCAGTGCGGTGATCCAGATCGGCCGCGGGAGTTCCAATGTCGCGCAGGCGCTGCGGGCACACTTCGGCTTCTCCGAACGCCTGCTGAGTAACCGCGCGCTTCCCGCCGAACGTGCCGAGTGGTTCCCGCGCATCAACGCGGGCCTCGTCTTCGGCAACGCGATCACGGATGCGGCGGGCAGAGCGCCGTCGAGCGCCGACACCAAGGTGCTTCCCGACACCTCGGGCGTGCTACGGCTCAACGGCTACAAGTTCTACTCCACCGGGACGCTGTTCGCCGACGTCATCGCCGTGTCGGCATTGGACGCGGACGGCCGCGACGTGCAGGCCATCATCCCGGTCGATCGCGCCGGAGTCGAATTGTTCGACGACTGGGACGGATTCGGCCAGCGCACCACCGCCAGTGGCGGCACCCGTTTCACCGAGGTCGAGGTGCACGCCGACGAGGTCGTCACGGCTTCCGAGGGCAACACGCTCGGGCATGGGACCTCATTCCTGCAGCTGTACCTGGCGTCGGTGGCGGTCGGCATCGCCTACGCCGTGTTCGACGACGCGGTCGAGTATGTCCGCACCAAGGCACGCCCGGCGGCGCATTCGGTCGCGGACAGTGCGGCCACCGATCCCTTTGTCCTGCAAGCGGTCGGAGACATCTCTGCTGCCGCATACTCGGCAGAAGCCGTCGTCCTGACGGCAGCGGATGCGATCGACCGTCTGGTCGACGAGGGTCTGCAGCATGACCAGGACGCCGTCGCCGATGTCGCCGTCACGGTCGCCAAGGCTCAATTGGTGGCGGAACGGTTGACCGTCTCGGCGGCCGAGCGGTTGTTCGACACCGGAGGCGCGTCGGCCACCGCCCGCGCGCTGAACCTGGACCGGCACTGGCGCAACGTCCGCACCCTCGCCACGCATAGTCCGTTGGCGTACAAGGCATATGCCGCGGGCAACTATGCCGTCAACGGAGTCTTCCCGCCGGCAAACGGCTACTTCTGA
- a CDS encoding glutamine synthetase family protein, giving the protein MTNSVDTKTLRPTASAGERELRKALGDGWLTEIEVAWSDPFGHAQGKRIPASQFLGRALGSGFAFCEASLGWNTEGTVVESLELTNWAGGYPDVFAVPDLATYRPLPWRPRVGHVISDIVAHDRSPSLLDPRAVLKRVLARLASLGYTAKIGVEFELYLLNADGSPFQDDIHAYSLENANALDPLLTDLYETLSAFTRLEGIQTEYGPGQIETNLVYTDALEAADDAVRLKYAAKEVARKHGKIASFMPKPFTEHSGSSQHLHISLWRDGKAAFAPTDGAENETALHAIAGLLEHLPSITLFGAHSVNAYRRFVPDSFAPATVTWSRDNRSAAVRSLVEADPSATRLELRSGASDANPYWLIAAALAAVIAGLEAKATPPPLEGGNLYTQGVPLPESLGVAVELATRDDTIAEILGGGSVRDFAALARSEWVEYSNEVSDWERRRYLARS; this is encoded by the coding sequence ATGACGAACAGCGTGGACACAAAGACGTTGCGGCCCACCGCTTCTGCGGGCGAACGGGAGCTTCGCAAAGCACTCGGCGACGGTTGGCTCACCGAGATCGAGGTGGCGTGGAGTGATCCGTTCGGCCATGCACAGGGCAAGCGGATTCCCGCGTCGCAGTTCCTGGGCCGGGCGCTCGGCAGCGGATTCGCCTTCTGCGAAGCATCTTTGGGGTGGAACACCGAAGGCACGGTCGTCGAGTCGCTGGAACTCACCAACTGGGCCGGCGGCTACCCAGATGTGTTCGCCGTACCCGACCTCGCGACGTACCGGCCACTGCCGTGGCGTCCGCGTGTGGGTCACGTGATCTCCGATATCGTTGCCCACGATCGCAGCCCGTCGCTGCTCGACCCGCGCGCGGTGCTCAAGAGGGTGCTCGCGCGGCTCGCGTCGCTCGGTTACACCGCGAAGATCGGGGTCGAGTTCGAGCTCTATCTGCTCAACGCCGACGGCTCACCGTTCCAGGACGACATCCACGCCTACTCGCTGGAGAACGCCAACGCGCTCGACCCGTTGCTCACCGATCTCTACGAGACCTTGAGCGCCTTCACGCGTCTGGAGGGCATTCAGACTGAGTACGGCCCGGGCCAGATCGAGACCAACCTCGTCTACACCGATGCGTTGGAGGCCGCCGACGATGCGGTCCGGCTCAAGTACGCCGCCAAAGAGGTGGCGCGAAAGCACGGCAAGATCGCGAGTTTCATGCCGAAGCCGTTCACCGAACACTCCGGCAGCAGCCAGCATCTGCACATCTCGCTCTGGCGCGACGGCAAGGCGGCCTTCGCGCCGACGGACGGCGCCGAGAACGAGACCGCACTGCACGCGATCGCGGGTCTGCTCGAGCATCTGCCGTCCATCACGTTGTTCGGGGCGCACTCGGTCAACGCCTACCGGCGCTTCGTCCCCGACTCGTTCGCGCCGGCAACCGTGACGTGGAGCCGCGACAACCGCAGCGCCGCGGTGCGCTCGCTGGTCGAGGCCGACCCGTCGGCGACGAGGCTGGAGTTGCGCAGCGGCGCCTCGGACGCGAACCCGTACTGGTTGATCGCCGCCGCACTGGCTGCGGTGATCGCGGGGCTGGAGGCCAAGGCCACTCCCCCTCCCCTGGAGGGCGGCAACCTCTATACGCAGGGTGTTCCGCTGCCCGAATCACTTGGCGTGGCAGTGGAATTGGCGACCCGCGACGACACCATCGCCGAGATCCTCGGTGGCGGTTCGGTGCGTGACTTCGCGGCGCTGGCGCGCAGCGAATGGGTGGAGTACTCGAACGAGGTCAGCGACTGGGAGCGCAGGCGCTACCTGGCCCGCTCATGA
- a CDS encoding LLM class flavin-dependent oxidoreductase has translation MTSPGPHVAGRAAPRFGVWAPVYGNHGAREHPQDAPDASYRRTRDLLLRAEAAGFDSTLVAQHVIHPSNTEDDVLETWSTIAAVAEATSRIELIGAVKPLLFNPLVFAKIAANIADIAEGRLSVNLVTGWFLPELEGLGLDPLDHDDRYAYSREWLSIVTDLWAGKHVAIGDHGGQPALIRPAPADPPPLYVGGESEPGRALAAEKADVFFINGRPLPDTIEVIEDLRARPRDGAPLRFGLSAFVIARDTEEEALAELDYLHALDEAVDRPEISGGTDPKTQMYKVLSGAKRIGSNGGTLAGLVGSYDQVIERIHAFHDAGIELFMLQFQPIESELDRFADKIIPHFR, from the coding sequence ATGACCTCTCCGGGTCCCCATGTCGCCGGCCGTGCGGCTCCGCGCTTCGGCGTGTGGGCGCCGGTCTACGGCAACCACGGCGCACGCGAGCATCCACAGGACGCGCCCGACGCGAGCTACCGCCGCACCCGCGATCTGCTGCTGCGTGCCGAGGCGGCGGGCTTCGACTCGACCCTGGTGGCACAGCACGTCATTCACCCCAGCAATACCGAGGACGACGTGCTCGAAACGTGGTCGACGATCGCGGCGGTCGCGGAGGCGACCTCGCGCATCGAGCTGATCGGTGCGGTGAAACCCCTGCTGTTCAACCCGTTGGTGTTCGCGAAGATCGCCGCCAACATCGCCGACATCGCCGAGGGCCGGTTGTCCGTCAACCTCGTCACCGGATGGTTCCTGCCCGAATTGGAGGGTCTGGGACTGGATCCGCTCGATCACGATGACAGGTATGCGTATTCGCGCGAGTGGCTCTCGATCGTCACCGACCTGTGGGCGGGTAAGCACGTCGCGATCGGCGATCACGGTGGCCAGCCGGCCTTGATCCGGCCCGCACCGGCCGACCCGCCGCCGTTGTACGTCGGCGGCGAGTCCGAACCCGGCCGGGCGCTCGCCGCCGAAAAGGCCGACGTGTTCTTCATCAACGGTCGGCCGCTGCCCGACACCATCGAGGTCATCGAGGACCTGAGGGCCCGGCCGCGGGACGGCGCCCCGCTGCGATTCGGCTTGTCCGCGTTCGTGATCGCGCGCGATACGGAGGAGGAGGCGCTCGCCGAGCTGGACTATCTGCACGCTCTCGACGAGGCGGTGGACAGGCCCGAGATCTCCGGCGGCACCGACCCCAAGACCCAGATGTACAAGGTGCTCTCCGGCGCCAAGCGAATCGGCTCCAACGGCGGCACACTGGCCGGCCTGGTCGGCAGCTACGACCAGGTCATCGAGCGCATCCACGCGTTCCACGACGCCGGTATCGAGCTGTTCATGCTCCAGTTCCAGCCGATCGAGTCCGAGCTGGACCGGTTCGCGGACAAGATCATTCCCCACTTCCGATGA